The Niastella koreensis GR20-10 genome includes a window with the following:
- a CDS encoding SusC/RagA family TonB-linked outer membrane protein translates to MRKMLSLLAVLVLCTAMALGQTKTVSGQVKDSKGDPIPFATIKIKGTTNATAADANGKFSINAPANATFVISAVGFEATELKASSSGTLLIALNSTETMSEVVVTALGIKRSKNTLPYAAQIVAGDDVSKVRTGNAFSALSGKVSGLQIQQGNGLGSSTNVVIRGMKSLTNNNQALFVVDGVPVDNSTNNRSTQQTGRGGYDYGNAAADINPDDIENINVLKGAAATALYGSRAANGVIMITTKKARKGLGVTVNSGITVSRIDKKTYPEYQKEYGAGYSDPYQKDGFYYFDVNGDGVKDYVVPTSQDASYGVKFDPNLMVYHWDAFDPASPYFHTARPWVAAKNDPSTFYQTGISNNNNVMFDAASDKGSFKLGYTRNEDRGVMPNSKLIKNILNFSGSYALTSKLTANASVSYSKTDGRGRYGTGYSGRNVNQNFRQWYQTNVDIKEQKEAYFRNYKNITWNWSDPSSPTGLYPIYTDNYYWTVYENYETDTRSRIFGYTSLDWKATDWLSFLGRVTLDNYSELQEERVAVGSNATPSYTRFDHTFIEKNYDLMANVDKNITPDLNFKGLLGTNIRRTTDNSILSTTSGGLVVPGLYSIANSKGAIPGPTELYQPIAVDGYYGGVTLSYQDYLTLDGSFRRDRFSTLPKDNNAFNYYAVSGSWVFSKHLSTLPWLTSGKLRLNYATVGNGAPYGAIKDVYDKPDPFGSIILFSLPDRKNNRNLRPERTNSKEAGLEMSFFKGRLGFDATYYLTHSIDQTIPVAVSAATGYTAKFVNAGDIENKGIELSVYGTPVKTKDFSWTVNLNFTRNRNKVVKLYSDSKNLQLGSFQASLSVNATLGQPYGTIQSKDFVYLDGKKVVGDDGYYKVTSTTTNVIGNVNPDWIGGIYNTFKYKNLSFGFLVDVRQGGNVWSLDQFYAQGTGVYQSSVGLNDLGKPVRNTLADGGGVIFDGVTADGKANTKRVVVDANSPQIPQAAYSYDASYVKLREANLTYSLPMNIVSKLKAFKGIDVSVFGRNLWIIHKNLPYADPEDNLSAGNIQGIQSGAYPTTRSIGMNVRLKF, encoded by the coding sequence ATGAGAAAAATGCTATCACTGCTAGCAGTGTTAGTGCTATGCACTGCTATGGCCCTGGGGCAAACCAAAACTGTCTCCGGCCAGGTCAAGGATTCAAAGGGAGATCCTATTCCCTTTGCCACTATTAAGATCAAAGGCACCACCAATGCCACCGCCGCCGACGCAAACGGCAAATTCTCCATCAACGCTCCCGCCAATGCCACATTTGTTATTTCAGCTGTGGGTTTTGAAGCAACTGAATTAAAAGCCAGTAGCTCGGGAACACTGTTGATTGCCTTGAACAGTACTGAAACCATGAGTGAAGTGGTTGTTACCGCCCTCGGTATCAAGCGTTCCAAAAACACCCTGCCATATGCTGCACAAATTGTTGCAGGTGATGATGTTAGCAAGGTGCGCACAGGTAACGCTTTCAGCGCTCTTTCCGGAAAAGTATCTGGTTTGCAAATTCAGCAGGGTAACGGTTTAGGTTCTTCTACCAACGTGGTGATCCGTGGTATGAAGTCGTTAACCAATAACAACCAGGCCTTATTCGTTGTGGATGGTGTACCTGTAGATAACTCAACCAACAACAGAAGCACCCAGCAAACCGGTCGTGGCGGTTATGATTATGGTAACGCAGCCGCTGACATCAACCCCGATGATATTGAAAATATCAACGTGTTGAAAGGTGCTGCCGCCACCGCTTTATATGGTTCAAGAGCCGCCAATGGGGTGATCATGATCACCACCAAAAAGGCCAGAAAAGGCCTGGGCGTTACAGTAAACTCCGGTATAACTGTAAGCCGCATCGACAAAAAAACATATCCTGAATACCAGAAGGAATATGGCGCCGGTTATTCTGATCCCTATCAAAAAGACGGGTTCTATTATTTTGATGTAAACGGCGATGGGGTTAAAGATTATGTAGTGCCTACTTCACAGGATGCCTCATATGGTGTAAAGTTCGACCCCAATTTAATGGTTTATCATTGGGATGCATTTGACCCTGCTTCACCATACTTCCATACTGCCCGCCCATGGGTAGCAGCTAAAAACGATCCTTCTACATTTTATCAAACCGGCATCTCGAACAATAATAACGTAATGTTCGATGCAGCTTCAGACAAAGGAAGCTTTAAATTAGGTTATACAAGAAATGAAGACCGTGGCGTAATGCCCAACAGTAAGTTGATAAAAAATATTCTCAACTTCAGCGGTTCTTATGCTCTTACCTCAAAACTGACTGCCAACGCCTCAGTAAGCTATTCTAAAACCGATGGCCGCGGCCGTTATGGTACCGGTTACAGTGGCCGGAATGTAAACCAGAACTTCCGCCAGTGGTATCAGACCAACGTGGATATCAAAGAGCAAAAAGAAGCTTATTTCAGAAATTATAAGAACATCACCTGGAACTGGAGCGATCCTTCTTCTCCTACCGGTCTGTATCCGATCTATACTGATAACTATTACTGGACCGTATACGAGAACTACGAGACCGACACCCGCTCACGTATTTTCGGTTATACTTCATTGGACTGGAAAGCAACCGACTGGTTAAGCTTCCTGGGCCGTGTTACTTTGGATAATTACAGCGAGTTACAGGAAGAGCGTGTGGCTGTAGGAAGTAATGCAACGCCTTCTTACACCCGTTTTGACCATACCTTCATTGAGAAGAACTATGATCTGATGGCGAATGTTGATAAGAACATCACGCCGGATCTTAACTTCAAAGGTTTGTTGGGTACTAACATCCGCCGTACAACCGACAATTCTATCCTGTCTACCACATCTGGTGGATTGGTAGTGCCCGGTTTGTACTCCATCGCCAATTCAAAAGGCGCCATCCCTGGCCCAACTGAATTGTATCAGCCTATTGCTGTAGATGGTTATTATGGTGGCGTTACTTTAAGCTACCAGGATTACCTGACGTTAGATGGAAGCTTCCGTCGCGACAGATTTTCTACTTTGCCCAAAGATAACAATGCATTTAACTATTATGCGGTTTCAGGAAGCTGGGTGTTTTCAAAACATCTGTCTACACTGCCCTGGTTGACTTCAGGTAAATTACGGTTAAACTACGCTACCGTTGGTAATGGTGCGCCCTACGGTGCCATTAAAGATGTTTATGACAAACCCGATCCGTTCGGAAGCATTATTTTGTTTTCTTTGCCTGATAGAAAGAACAACAGAAACTTAAGACCAGAAAGAACAAACAGTAAAGAAGCTGGTTTGGAAATGTCTTTCTTTAAAGGCCGTTTGGGCTTTGATGCGACATACTATCTTACGCATTCAATTGATCAAACTATTCCTGTTGCTGTTTCAGCTGCTACCGGTTATACTGCCAAGTTTGTGAACGCTGGTGACATTGAAAACAAAGGGATCGAGTTATCAGTATATGGTACACCGGTTAAAACAAAAGATTTCTCCTGGACTGTTAACCTGAACTTTACACGCAACCGCAATAAGGTTGTTAAATTGTACAGCGACAGTAAAAACCTGCAATTGGGATCGTTCCAGGCCAGTCTTAGTGTGAATGCAACCCTGGGTCAGCCTTATGGAACCATCCAGAGCAAGGACTTTGTTTACCTGGATGGAAAGAAAGTTGTTGGCGATGATGGATACTATAAAGTTACCAGCACAACAACGAATGTGATAGGAAATGTTAACCCCGATTGGATCGGTGGTATTTATAACACTTTCAAATACAAAAACCTTTCATTCGGCTTTTTAGTAGATGTTCGCCAGGGCGGTAATGTATGGTCGCTCGACCAGTTCTATGCACAAGGTACCGGCGTATACCAATCATCTGTAGGGTTGAACGATCTGGGTAAACCAGTAAGAAACACCCTGGCAGACGGTGGTGGTGTGATCTTCGACGGGGTAACTGCCGATGGTAAAGCAAACACCAAACGCGTAGTGGTAGATGCCAATTCACCACAAATACCTCAGGCTGCTTATTCCTACGATGCCAGCTATGTTAAATTAAGAGAAGCCAATCTTACCTATTCATTGCCAATGAACATCGTATCAAAATTGAAAGCTTTTAAAGGAATCGATGTATCAGTATTTGGTAGAAACTTATGGATCATCCACAAGAACCTGCCTTATGCAGATCCTGAAGATAACCTGTCTGCAGGTAATATTCAGGGTATTCAAAGTGGCGCTTATCCCACTACCCGCTCTATTGGTATGAACGTAAGATTGAAATTCTAA
- a CDS encoding SusD/RagB family nutrient-binding outer membrane lipoprotein — protein MRKLLYIALPVVLLAACTKDISRFNEETKKPSTVPGAMLYSNAVKTISDGLQNASVNINVFRFTVKHWAMAVYQDEAQYDFTTRNIPQAWWTRMYRDALNDLKEASRIISADPTLDPGIKQNQLAIIDVMQVYAYGILVNSFGNIPYTDALNSDNLFPVYDDAKTVYADLMKRLADDIGKMNTASLGFDASNDIIFGDGSASTKTGAAGTVAKYIKFAATVQMKMGMILADVDNTAAKTAVEAADPKAISAATDNALFTYLPNSPSYSTLYSDIVVGKRSDYVAAKDLMDPLIAMSDPRKSLFFGTNNNGDYVGGIVGKVNTFSDVSKPAANVYAATAPYIFADYVETEFLRAEAKERGYNVTGTAEQHYNNAITASILYWGGSAADAATYLARPDVAYTTATGNYKQKIGFQKWIALYGRPFDGWVELRRLDYPQLPLAVNAKTKFPNRFTYPSNEQTLNGTNYTTAAAAIGGDLPETKLFWDKF, from the coding sequence ATGAGAAAGCTCCTTTATATAGCACTGCCGGTTGTACTGTTAGCGGCATGTACTAAAGATATTTCACGTTTTAATGAAGAAACAAAAAAGCCGTCAACGGTTCCTGGCGCTATGCTATACTCGAATGCGGTTAAAACTATTTCCGATGGCTTGCAAAATGCCAGCGTAAATATCAACGTATTCAGGTTTACCGTTAAACATTGGGCCATGGCGGTTTACCAGGACGAAGCGCAATACGATTTTACCACGCGCAATATTCCCCAGGCCTGGTGGACAAGAATGTACCGTGATGCATTAAACGATCTGAAGGAAGCAAGCAGGATCATTAGTGCTGATCCAACGCTTGATCCCGGAATAAAACAAAACCAGCTGGCTATTATTGATGTGATGCAGGTGTATGCCTATGGCATTCTGGTAAATTCATTCGGGAATATTCCTTATACGGATGCCCTGAATTCCGACAATCTTTTCCCGGTATATGATGATGCAAAAACCGTATACGCCGATTTAATGAAACGTTTGGCTGATGACATTGGTAAAATGAATACGGCCAGTTTGGGTTTTGACGCAAGTAATGACATCATTTTTGGTGATGGAAGTGCCAGCACAAAAACCGGTGCTGCAGGTACTGTTGCCAAATACATCAAATTTGCGGCTACGGTTCAAATGAAAATGGGGATGATCCTGGCTGACGTGGATAATACAGCGGCCAAAACAGCCGTGGAAGCTGCCGATCCCAAAGCTATATCCGCAGCAACAGACAATGCGTTGTTCACCTATCTGCCTAACAGCCCAAGTTACAGTACATTGTATTCTGATATTGTAGTTGGTAAACGTTCCGATTACGTAGCAGCCAAGGACCTGATGGACCCATTGATAGCGATGAGCGATCCCCGTAAGTCGTTATTTTTTGGTACCAACAATAACGGCGATTATGTAGGTGGAATAGTTGGAAAGGTGAATACCTTTTCTGATGTTTCAAAACCTGCAGCAAACGTATATGCGGCTACTGCCCCTTATATCTTTGCCGATTATGTTGAAACAGAATTCTTGCGTGCCGAAGCCAAGGAAAGAGGCTATAATGTAACCGGTACTGCCGAGCAACATTATAACAATGCCATTACGGCTTCCATCCTGTACTGGGGTGGATCGGCTGCAGATGCCGCTACTTACCTGGCCCGGCCGGATGTGGCTTACACAACCGCAACAGGTAACTATAAACAAAAGATCGGTTTCCAGAAATGGATCGCTTTGTATGGCCGTCCGTTCGATGGCTGGGTTGAATTGCGCAGACTGGATTATCCCCAGCTGCCACTGGCTGTAAATGCCAAAACTAAATTCCCCAACCGGTTCACTTATCCTTCTAATGAGCAAACGCTGAATGGTACTAATTATACCACTGCTGCAGCTGCAATAGGTGGCGATTTACCGGAAACCAAATTGTTCTGGGATAAATTCTAA
- a CDS encoding DUF3467 domain-containing protein — protein sequence MMEDQNQQQNQLNIEISEEVAEGEYANLAIITHSHAEFVIDFVNVMPGTPKSKVKSRIILTPQHAKRFMKALTENIQRFEAANGKIQDLEDVQIPMNFGGPTAQA from the coding sequence ATGATGGAAGATCAAAACCAGCAGCAAAATCAGCTTAATATCGAAATTTCAGAAGAAGTAGCAGAAGGGGAGTATGCCAATCTTGCCATCATTACCCATTCCCACGCCGAGTTTGTAATCGATTTTGTGAATGTGATGCCTGGTACGCCTAAAAGCAAGGTAAAATCACGTATTATATTAACCCCTCAGCACGCCAAACGCTTCATGAAAGCTTTAACGGAAAACATCCAGCGTTTTGAGGCCGCCAATGGAAAGATCCAGGACCTGGAAGACGTACAGATTCCCATGAATTTCGGAGGCCCTACAGCGCAAGCTTAA
- the radC gene encoding RadC family protein: MQESKFTIKEWAKDDRPREKLLGKNPATLSDSELLAILIGNGHRQKNAVELAKEVLRLGKNNLNELGKITIQEMMSIKGVGKVKAITIVAALELGRRRQASLVLEKPYVKSSRDIANYLQALLRDLPNEVFAVAYLNQGNRINHFEIISQGGITGTVADPRVILKRAVLEEAVSLILCHNHPSGSLQPSKADQDLTKKLRDAAKLFDISLYDHIIVSENGYFSFADAGML; the protein is encoded by the coding sequence ATGCAAGAATCTAAATTTACAATAAAAGAATGGGCTAAAGACGACCGCCCCCGGGAAAAGCTGCTAGGGAAAAATCCAGCCACGTTGAGCGACTCGGAACTGCTTGCCATCCTCATCGGAAACGGTCATCGCCAAAAGAATGCCGTTGAACTGGCAAAAGAGGTTCTTCGACTGGGCAAGAACAACCTAAATGAACTAGGTAAAATTACCATACAGGAAATGATGAGTATCAAAGGAGTAGGTAAAGTAAAGGCCATTACCATCGTTGCCGCCCTGGAGCTGGGCCGCCGCCGGCAGGCCTCCCTGGTACTGGAAAAACCATATGTAAAGAGCAGCCGCGACATCGCCAACTACCTGCAGGCCCTCCTGCGCGACCTGCCCAATGAGGTGTTTGCCGTGGCCTATTTGAACCAGGGCAACCGGATAAATCATTTTGAAATAATAAGCCAGGGAGGTATTACAGGAACCGTGGCCGATCCCCGGGTGATCTTAAAAAGGGCGGTACTGGAAGAAGCGGTTAGCCTGATCCTTTGCCATAACCACCCTTCGGGCAGTTTACAGCCCAGCAAGGCCGATCAGGACCTTACTAAAAAACTGAGGGATGCCGCCAAATTATTCGATATTTCCCTCTACGACCATATTATAGTGAGCGAAAACGGCTATTTCAGCTTTGCAGACGCAGGCATGTTATAA
- a CDS encoding ribose-phosphate diphosphokinase, translating to MSSKIFSGTGSQYLAEKIAQKFGASLGKITISKFSDGEIQPVFQESIRGDMVFLVQSTFAPAENLLELLLMIDAARRASAYKVVAVIPYYGYARQDRKDKPRVAIGSKLVANMLVAAGADRVITMDLHAPQIQGYFDIPVDHLDSSAIFIPYIQQLQLENLTFAAPDVGSANRIREIASYFNAEMVICDKHRKRANEIASMVVIGDVTDRDVVLIDDICDTGGTLAKAAGLLKEKGARSVRALCTHPVLSGNAYSNLENSVLEEIVVCDTIPMKQKLSKIKIISVAELFAVAIRNAYENRSITGLFIHSQRRNS from the coding sequence ATGTCAAGCAAGATCTTTTCAGGCACAGGGTCACAATACCTGGCCGAGAAAATAGCCCAAAAGTTCGGGGCCTCCCTAGGAAAAATAACCATCTCAAAGTTCAGTGATGGGGAAATTCAGCCTGTATTTCAGGAAAGCATCCGGGGTGACATGGTATTTTTGGTGCAAAGCACCTTTGCCCCGGCGGAAAATTTACTGGAATTATTATTAATGATCGATGCCGCCCGGCGGGCTTCGGCCTATAAAGTGGTGGCTGTAATCCCATATTATGGCTACGCGCGGCAGGACCGGAAGGACAAGCCCCGCGTGGCCATCGGTTCTAAACTGGTTGCCAACATGTTAGTGGCTGCCGGCGCCGACCGGGTGATTACCATGGACCTCCATGCCCCCCAGATCCAGGGATATTTCGACATTCCCGTTGACCATCTCGACAGTTCTGCCATTTTTATTCCATATATCCAACAACTTCAGTTGGAAAACCTTACCTTTGCGGCCCCCGATGTGGGAAGTGCCAATCGTATTCGTGAAATAGCCTCTTACTTTAATGCAGAGATGGTAATATGCGATAAGCACCGTAAACGGGCCAATGAAATTGCCAGCATGGTGGTGATTGGCGACGTTACCGACCGGGATGTGGTGTTGATAGATGACATCTGTGATACAGGTGGTACGCTGGCAAAAGCAGCCGGTTTGTTGAAGGAAAAAGGCGCCCGCAGCGTTCGTGCATTGTGTACGCATCCTGTTTTAAGCGGAAATGCATACTCAAATTTAGAGAACAGTGTGTTGGAAGAAATAGTGGTATGCGATACCATTCCGATGAAACAGAAGCTTTCTAAAATTAAGATCATAAGTGTTGCCGAACTGTTTGCTGTAGCTATTCGCAATGCATATGAGAACAGAAGTATCACGGGGCTCTTTATTCATAGCCAAAGAAGAAACAGCTAA
- a CDS encoding 50S ribosomal protein L25, whose amino-acid sequence MKTITIEGQLRTEIGKKATRQLRSQGMVPGVIYGGTQEIAFAAPVLAFKPIVYTPDFQLAEIKVDGKSYKCIMKDLQFDKVSDQLSHVDFLELVQDRPVIATIPIKFTGASIGVKDGGRLITKVKSLKIKSLPQHLKENIEVDITNLELNGNIRVEDVKEPNYEILNSPRIPIASVVMTRQLKQEEAAAPAAGAKAPAAAAAKAPAAAAKAPAAKK is encoded by the coding sequence ATGAAAACAATTACAATCGAAGGACAACTGAGGACCGAAATCGGGAAAAAAGCCACCCGACAACTTCGCTCTCAGGGAATGGTGCCTGGTGTAATTTACGGCGGTACACAGGAAATTGCTTTCGCAGCACCTGTGCTGGCTTTCAAACCCATCGTATATACTCCTGATTTCCAGTTAGCTGAAATTAAAGTAGATGGAAAAAGCTACAAATGTATCATGAAGGACCTGCAGTTTGACAAGGTTTCAGACCAACTGTCACACGTAGACTTTCTGGAACTGGTACAGGACAGACCGGTAATTGCTACCATTCCTATTAAATTTACCGGTGCTTCTATAGGGGTAAAAGATGGCGGTCGCCTTATTACAAAGGTGAAATCATTAAAGATTAAATCACTTCCTCAGCACCTGAAGGAGAACATTGAGGTGGATATTACCAATCTGGAATTGAATGGTAACATTCGTGTTGAAGACGTGAAAGAGCCTAACTACGAAATTCTCAACTCACCGCGTATTCCCATTGCATCAGTTGTAATGACGCGTCAGTTGAAACAGGAAGAAGCTGCTGCACCTGCTGCCGGAGCTAAAGCACCTGCTGCCGCTGCTGCTAAAGCACCTGCTGCTGCTGCTAAAGCGCCTGCTGCGAAAAAGTAA
- the pth gene encoding aminoacyl-tRNA hydrolase gives MDHFWPFLHIAYPTTHYSTIAVMKFLLIGLGNIGEEYAYTRHNIGFDVVDAFAHKHGGLFGVGRLAHVCDMKWKGKKLTIIKPTTYMNLSGKAVKYWMEKESVALEQLLVIVDDIALPLSRIRLRSSGSSAGHNGLRSIEETLLTDKYPRLRFGVGNNFPKGAQADFVLSRWTPEESPLVKRKVEKCVEVVENFITIGIERTMNEANKLEFTL, from the coding sequence TTGGATCATTTTTGGCCTTTTCTGCATATAGCTTACCCCACCACCCATTATTCAACTATTGCCGTTATGAAGTTCCTGTTGATAGGATTAGGTAATATTGGAGAAGAATATGCGTATACTCGTCACAACATAGGTTTTGATGTAGTGGATGCTTTTGCCCATAAACACGGCGGCCTTTTTGGGGTAGGAAGGCTGGCACACGTTTGTGATATGAAGTGGAAGGGCAAAAAGTTGACGATAATCAAGCCTACCACGTATATGAACCTGAGTGGCAAGGCAGTAAAGTACTGGATGGAAAAAGAATCGGTCGCTTTGGAACAATTATTGGTAATAGTAGACGATATTGCATTACCGCTCTCCAGAATCCGCCTCCGATCTTCGGGTAGTAGTGCTGGTCATAATGGATTGCGGAGCATCGAGGAGACCCTTCTTACCGATAAATACCCCCGATTACGATTTGGTGTCGGTAACAATTTCCCCAAAGGAGCGCAGGCTGATTTTGTACTTAGCCGCTGGACGCCCGAGGAATCGCCCTTAGTAAAACGAAAGGTTGAAAAATGTGTGGAGGTGGTAGAAAATTTTATCACTATTGGCATCGAACGAACTATGAATGAAGCGAATAAATTGGAGTTTACACTATGA
- a CDS encoding fumarylacetoacetate hydrolase family protein yields the protein MKIFCVGRNYVAHAKELGNEVPDEPIVFMKPKSALLQAHTPFYYPEFTNELHYECELVLRISKNGKYIQDRFASKYYDAVTVGIDFTARDIQNELKEKGLPWEKAKAWDNSAVIGKWIPLTNIKNKKDINFCLYKNKELVQQGNSGLMINNFDKVVAYISNYFSVNIGDLVFTGTPAGVGECVVGDELEAFIEDDSLLSLEIK from the coding sequence ATGAAAATTTTCTGTGTAGGCCGTAATTATGTGGCTCACGCAAAAGAACTGGGTAACGAGGTTCCGGATGAACCTATAGTTTTTATGAAACCTAAGAGTGCATTACTGCAGGCTCATACCCCTTTTTATTACCCCGAGTTCACAAACGAATTACATTACGAATGTGAACTGGTATTGCGTATATCGAAGAACGGCAAATACATTCAGGACAGATTTGCCAGCAAGTATTACGATGCTGTAACCGTAGGCATCGACTTTACTGCGCGCGATATTCAAAATGAGTTAAAAGAAAAAGGGTTGCCCTGGGAAAAAGCAAAAGCCTGGGATAATTCAGCAGTGATTGGTAAGTGGATACCTCTTACGAATATCAAAAACAAAAAAGACATCAACTTCTGTTTATATAAAAACAAGGAACTGGTGCAACAGGGAAATTCAGGGTTAATGATAAATAACTTTGATAAAGTAGTGGCCTATATCTCCAACTACTTTTCAGTGAACATCGGCGACCTCGTATTTACCGGTACACCCGCGGGAGTAGGCGAATGTGTGGTTGGTGACGAGCTGGAAGCTTTTATCGAAGACGACAGCTTATTAAGTTTAGAGATCAAATAA
- a CDS encoding alpha-ketoacid dehydrogenase subunit alpha/beta produces the protein MMHTDTLLKAYRLMCTAKAMADTYEANRAICKYVHSTSRGHEAIQLAAAFQLLPCDYISPYYRDESILLGLGFSPYQLMLQLLAKRDDIFTGGREYYSHPNYRGADKPAIIHQSSATGMQAIPTTGVAQGIQYLEQINSDKLIKGPGGELPVVICSLGDASVTEGEVSEAFQFAILKKLPVIYLVQDNNWGISATSDEVRVMDAYDYAAGFPGLDRVRIDGSNFEESFDAMHRVVQYVRQHRTPYLVQAKVPLLGHHTSGVRREFYRTPDDLEKHAVNDPLPRLRLRLLQLGVDSQQLQSIEKEAWAAVNEQFQKAAEAPEPDPATVTDHVFVPTPVTREQGQRQPAGNEKIIMVDAALFAIREIMEDYPEAMLYGQDVGRRLGGVFREAATLAEKFSDTRVFNTAIQEAYIIGSTVGMSAVGVKPIVEVQFADYIYPGFNQLVTEISKSSYLTCGKFPVATVIRVPVGAYGGGGPYHSGSIETTLLSIKGIKVVYPSNAADMKGLMKAAFLDPNPVVMLEHKGLYWSKVPGTEDAKTIEPSRDYVLPLGKAALALKADDTHITNGESCCVITYGMGVYWARAAAKNFPGQVDVIDLRTLYPLDEALIFERVKKHGKCLVLTEEQQNNSFAEALAGRISYACFQWLDAPVTVMGALNVPAVPMNMQLEQAMLPNSEKVAATIKQLLRS, from the coding sequence ATGATGCACACCGATACATTATTGAAGGCTTACCGCCTGATGTGTACCGCCAAAGCCATGGCCGACACCTATGAAGCAAACCGCGCTATTTGTAAGTACGTTCATTCAACGTCACGAGGTCATGAAGCCATTCAATTGGCGGCTGCCTTTCAATTACTCCCCTGTGACTATATAAGCCCGTATTACCGGGATGAGAGCATTCTGCTGGGTCTGGGCTTTTCGCCCTACCAGTTAATGCTGCAGCTGCTGGCTAAACGCGACGATATCTTTACCGGCGGCCGCGAATACTATTCCCACCCCAATTACCGGGGGGCCGATAAACCGGCTATTATACACCAGAGCAGCGCCACCGGTATGCAGGCCATCCCAACCACCGGCGTTGCCCAGGGTATACAATACCTGGAACAGATAAACTCCGATAAGTTAATAAAAGGCCCCGGTGGCGAATTACCAGTGGTAATTTGTTCATTGGGCGATGCCAGTGTAACCGAAGGTGAGGTGAGTGAGGCCTTCCAGTTTGCCATCCTGAAGAAGCTCCCGGTTATTTACCTGGTGCAGGATAACAACTGGGGCATAAGCGCCACCTCGGATGAAGTGCGCGTAATGGACGCCTACGATTATGCAGCGGGCTTCCCCGGCCTTGACCGGGTACGGATAGACGGCAGCAATTTTGAAGAAAGTTTCGATGCCATGCACCGCGTGGTGCAGTATGTGCGGCAGCATAGAACACCCTACCTGGTGCAGGCTAAAGTGCCCTTGCTGGGCCATCATACCAGCGGAGTGCGCAGGGAGTTTTACCGCACCCCGGATGACCTGGAAAAGCATGCGGTCAACGATCCCCTGCCCAGATTGCGGCTGCGTTTGCTACAGCTTGGTGTAGATTCACAACAGTTGCAAAGCATAGAGAAAGAAGCCTGGGCGGCCGTAAACGAACAGTTTCAAAAAGCGGCAGAAGCGCCCGAACCGGATCCCGCCACCGTAACAGACCATGTGTTTGTGCCAACGCCTGTTACCCGGGAACAGGGGCAACGGCAGCCGGCCGGCAATGAGAAGATCATTATGGTAGATGCCGCCTTATTTGCCATCAGGGAAATAATGGAGGATTATCCTGAAGCCATGTTGTACGGGCAGGATGTAGGCCGGCGACTGGGCGGTGTATTCCGCGAGGCAGCTACCCTGGCAGAAAAATTCAGCGATACCCGCGTTTTCAATACCGCCATTCAGGAAGCATACATCATTGGTTCAACAGTGGGCATGAGTGCAGTAGGAGTAAAGCCAATTGTTGAGGTGCAATTCGCCGATTACATTTATCCCGGCTTCAATCAGCTGGTGACGGAGATCTCGAAATCGAGTTACCTGACCTGCGGTAAGTTTCCTGTTGCAACAGTAATACGCGTGCCTGTGGGTGCCTATGGCGGCGGTGGGCCTTATCATAGCGGAAGTATAGAAACAACATTGCTGTCGATCAAAGGCATCAAGGTGGTCTATCCTTCCAATGCTGCAGATATGAAAGGATTGATGAAAGCTGCATTCCTTGATCCCAACCCGGTTGTAATGCTTGAACATAAAGGATTATACTGGAGCAAAGTGCCCGGTACAGAAGATGCAAAAACAATTGAGCCGTCCAGGGATTATGTCTTGCCATTAGGTAAAGCTGCATTGGCTCTCAAAGCCGATGACACCCACATTACTAACGGTGAATCCTGTTGTGTAATAACTTATGGCATGGGCGTTTACTGGGCGCGTGCTGCTGCAAAGAATTTTCCCGGGCAGGTTGATGTGATTGATTTGCGTACGTTATACCCACTTGATGAAGCGCTCATCTTTGAGCGGGTAAAAAAGCATGGCAAATGTTTGGTGCTTACCGAAGAACAACAGAACAATTCCTTTGCAGAAGCACTGGCAGGAAGAATATCATATGCATGTTTTCAATGGCTCGATGCACCGGTTACCGTAATGGGTGCATTAAATGTTCCGGCAGTTCCAATGAACATGCAACTGGAGCAGGCCATGTTACCAAATAGCGAAAAAGTGGCGGCAACAATCAAACAATTATTGCGCTCGTAA